The following are from one region of the Fundulus heteroclitus isolate FHET01 unplaced genomic scaffold, MU-UCD_Fhet_4.1 scaffold_97, whole genome shotgun sequence genome:
- the zgc:66447 gene encoding SLAIN motif-containing protein-like isoform X3: MVVPDSSGVAPEPDNAGLTESPDPVCAEAGERGRDLAGTELEEVRKLQELVRRLEVQNETLRNRGAKTAVSRGANSNLSPADNVNKRLTCDQLRLEQGGGLGCLLSPPQDSSSSSGEDMSPLPVTDRLEEEDEEEERVEEEDVGPCGGFLALTCANGGERPRGQSQTPESPSQESYESETLTESDSGVDQTALDEVDVLDLEDEGGEVEDEDSWLYVSPRKQAAEQRPDSPLKWCRQALDHRTPETEMACRTLISRLDQTSRWRNVYCSPSEAGPASSGLISPGYHKSTNKPVLTCGGSGVPSMHSALSSQSSIDSELSTSDDSISMGYKLQDLTDVQIMARLQEESLRQDYASSSASASRRSSTTSLQSLRRGGTYSDQEFDTYSLEDEEDELSPAPQRQHRFTPSPLGSPRCLSPSTASHGQEYAGRLGAPRARAPRRSLQGPSAELLKFAKSEGMACSRLRSSNGQSPLTLRTPVKAVNPVGSVSAGRQTPRGLPVIQSLPATGGRRVQSPGSVNGGGYAAGRASVGGGRPAVGRGQAASSVCARSKLAQPSRRSLGMTKLSDESWKDGCY; this comes from the exons ATGGTGGTCCCGGACAGCTCCGGCGTGGCCCCCGAGCCCGACAACGCCGGCCTCACGGAGAGCCCCGACCCCGTGTGCGCGGAGGCCGGGGAGAGGGGTCGCGACCTGGCCGGCACGGAGCTGGAGGAGGTCCGCAAGCTGCAGGAGCTCGTCCGCCGGCTGGAGGTGCAGAACGAGACGCTGCGCAACAGGGGAGCCAAGACGGCCGTCTCCAGAGGGGCCAACAGCAACCTGAGCCCCGCTGACAACGTCAACAAGAGGCTGACCTGCGATCAGCTCAGACTGGAGCAGGGTGGAGGACTGGGCTGCCTGCTGTCCCCCCCTcaggacagcagcagcagcagcggggaAGACATGTCCCCTCTGCCCGTCACCGACAGGCTGGAGgaagaggacgaggaggaggagagggtgGAAGAGGAAGACGTGGGTCCCTGCGGGGGCTTTCTGGCTCTGACGTGTGCAAACGGCGGCGAGCGGCCCCGGGGGCAGAGCCAGACCCCCGAGAGCCCCTCTCAGGAGAGCTACGAGTCAGAGACGCTCACAGAGAGTGACTCAGGCGTGGATCAAACCGCGCTGGACGAGGTGGACGTCCTGGATTTGGAAGACGAGGGCGGCGAGGTAGAGGACGAGGACAGTTG GTTGTACGTTTCTCCCAGGAAGCAAGCGGCAGAGCAGAGGCCAGACTCGCCGCTGAAATGGTGTCGGCAGGCCCTCGATCATCGCACCCCGGAGACGGAAATGGCTTGTCGGACGCTGATCAGCCGCTTGGACCAGA CGTCCCGATGGAGAAACGTCTACTGCAGCCCGTCAGAGGCAGGCCCGGCCAGCTCTGGCCTGATCTCTCCTGGGTACCACAAATCCACTAACAAACCCGTACTAACCTGTGGCGGCTCAG GGGTCCCAAGCATGCATTCGGCCCtgagctcccagtcctccatcGACAGCGAGCTCAGCACCTCGGATGACTCCATCTCTATGGGCTACAAGCTGCAGGATCTCACCGACGTGCAGATCATGGCTCGTCTACAGGAAGAGA GTCTGAGGCAGGATTACGCCTCCAGCTCGGCGTCGGCGTCCCGCCGCAGCTCCACCACGTCTCTGCAGTCGCTGCGCCGCGGCGGTACGTACAGCGACCAGGAGTTCGACACCTACAGCCTGGAGGACGAAGAGGACGAGCTGTCGCCGGCGCCCCAGCGCCAGCATCGCTTCACCCCGTCGCCGCTGGGCTCGCCCcgctgcctctctccctccacCGCCAGCCACGGCCAGGAGTACGCCGGTCGACTCGGGGCCCCGCGCGCCAGAGCACCCAGGCGGTCCCTGCAGGGTCCCAGCGCAGAGCTCCTCAAGTTTGCTAAGAGCGAAG GCATGGCCTGCAGTCGTCTGCGCAGCAGCAACGGCCAGTCTCCGCTCACGCTGCGCACCCCCGTCAAAGCCGTCAACCCGGTGGGCTCCGTGTCGGCCGGGCGTCAGACTCCCAGAGGCCTCCCGGTTATCCAGTCGCTCCCGGCGACAGGCGGCCGCAGGGTCCAGTCTCCGGGCTCCGTGAACGGAGGAGGCTACGCGGCTGGCAGGGCCTCGGTCGGAGGAGGGCGGCCCGCCGTGGGGCGGGGTCAGGCCGCGTCTTCGGTCTGCGCAAGAAGCAAGCTCGCACAGCCTTCCAGGAG GTCTTTAGGCATGACTAAACTCTCAGATGAATCCTGGAAAGACGGCTGCTACTGA
- the tmsb1 gene encoding uncharacterized protein tmsb1, translating to MLACRRACRPYLNLGLCTDYTQAHFTWRGPSHIAPLHQNSSKMGDNNPVNQEVEQFNKQKLKKTNTEEKNRLPTKEEIEAEKKALKEGGN from the exons ATGTTGGCGTGCAGAAGGGCGTGTCGTCCTTATTTAAACCTCGGGCTTTGCACAGATTACACACAGGCGCATTTTACCTGGAGAGGACCTTCTCACATAGCACCCCTGCACCag AACTCTTCCAAAATGGGCGACAACAATCCAGTGAATCAGGAAGTGGAGCAGTTTAACAAGCAGAAGCTCAAGAAGACAAACACAGAAGAGAAAAATCGACTCCCAACCAAGGAGG AAATTGAAGCGGAGAAGAAAGCCTTAAAAGAGGGGGGCAACTGA
- the zgc:66447 gene encoding SLAIN motif-containing protein-like isoform X2, which yields MVVPDSSGVAPEPDNAGLTESPDPVCAEAGERGRDLAGTELEEVRKLQELVRRLEVQNETLRNRGAKTAVSRGANSNLSPADNVNKRLTCDQLRLEQGGGLGCLLSPPQDSSSSSGEDMSPLPVTDRLEEEDEEEERVEEEDVGPCGGFLALTCANGGERPRGQSQTPESPSQESYESETLTESDSGVDQTALDEVDVLDLEDEGGEVEDEDSWLYVSPRKQAAEQRPDSPLKWCRQALDHRTPETEMACRTLISRLDQRVPSMHSALSSQSSIDSELSTSDDSISMGYKLQDLTDVQIMARLQEESLRQDYASSSASASRRSSTTSLQSLRRGGTYSDQEFDTYSLEDEEDELSPAPQRQHRFTPSPLGSPRCLSPSTASHGQEYAGRLGAPRARAPRRSLQGPSAELLKFAKSEEELRHSMPNLAPRTSLRSLEAVRNSRSMEANLQSSGNRMSHLTRSPSTGMACSRLRSSNGQSPLTLRTPVKAVNPVGSVSAGRQTPRGLPVIQSLPATGGRRVQSPGSVNGGGYAAGRASVGGGRPAVGRGQAASSVCARSKLAQPSRRSLGMTKLSDESWKDGCY from the exons ATGGTGGTCCCGGACAGCTCCGGCGTGGCCCCCGAGCCCGACAACGCCGGCCTCACGGAGAGCCCCGACCCCGTGTGCGCGGAGGCCGGGGAGAGGGGTCGCGACCTGGCCGGCACGGAGCTGGAGGAGGTCCGCAAGCTGCAGGAGCTCGTCCGCCGGCTGGAGGTGCAGAACGAGACGCTGCGCAACAGGGGAGCCAAGACGGCCGTCTCCAGAGGGGCCAACAGCAACCTGAGCCCCGCTGACAACGTCAACAAGAGGCTGACCTGCGATCAGCTCAGACTGGAGCAGGGTGGAGGACTGGGCTGCCTGCTGTCCCCCCCTcaggacagcagcagcagcagcggggaAGACATGTCCCCTCTGCCCGTCACCGACAGGCTGGAGgaagaggacgaggaggaggagagggtgGAAGAGGAAGACGTGGGTCCCTGCGGGGGCTTTCTGGCTCTGACGTGTGCAAACGGCGGCGAGCGGCCCCGGGGGCAGAGCCAGACCCCCGAGAGCCCCTCTCAGGAGAGCTACGAGTCAGAGACGCTCACAGAGAGTGACTCAGGCGTGGATCAAACCGCGCTGGACGAGGTGGACGTCCTGGATTTGGAAGACGAGGGCGGCGAGGTAGAGGACGAGGACAGTTG GTTGTACGTTTCTCCCAGGAAGCAAGCGGCAGAGCAGAGGCCAGACTCGCCGCTGAAATGGTGTCGGCAGGCCCTCGATCATCGCACCCCGGAGACGGAAATGGCTTGTCGGACGCTGATCAGCCGCTTGGACCAGA GGGTCCCAAGCATGCATTCGGCCCtgagctcccagtcctccatcGACAGCGAGCTCAGCACCTCGGATGACTCCATCTCTATGGGCTACAAGCTGCAGGATCTCACCGACGTGCAGATCATGGCTCGTCTACAGGAAGAGA GTCTGAGGCAGGATTACGCCTCCAGCTCGGCGTCGGCGTCCCGCCGCAGCTCCACCACGTCTCTGCAGTCGCTGCGCCGCGGCGGTACGTACAGCGACCAGGAGTTCGACACCTACAGCCTGGAGGACGAAGAGGACGAGCTGTCGCCGGCGCCCCAGCGCCAGCATCGCTTCACCCCGTCGCCGCTGGGCTCGCCCcgctgcctctctccctccacCGCCAGCCACGGCCAGGAGTACGCCGGTCGACTCGGGGCCCCGCGCGCCAGAGCACCCAGGCGGTCCCTGCAGGGTCCCAGCGCAGAGCTCCTCAAGTTTGCTAAGAGCGAAG AGGAGTTGAGACACAGCATGCCTAACCTGGCCCCCCGCACCAGCCTACGCTCCCTGGAAGCAGTCAGGAACAGCCGCAGCATGGAGGCTAACCTCCAGAGCTCTGGCAACCGCATGTCCCACCTGACTCGCTCCCCCTCCACAG GCATGGCCTGCAGTCGTCTGCGCAGCAGCAACGGCCAGTCTCCGCTCACGCTGCGCACCCCCGTCAAAGCCGTCAACCCGGTGGGCTCCGTGTCGGCCGGGCGTCAGACTCCCAGAGGCCTCCCGGTTATCCAGTCGCTCCCGGCGACAGGCGGCCGCAGGGTCCAGTCTCCGGGCTCCGTGAACGGAGGAGGCTACGCGGCTGGCAGGGCCTCGGTCGGAGGAGGGCGGCCCGCCGTGGGGCGGGGTCAGGCCGCGTCTTCGGTCTGCGCAAGAAGCAAGCTCGCACAGCCTTCCAGGAG GTCTTTAGGCATGACTAAACTCTCAGATGAATCCTGGAAAGACGGCTGCTACTGA
- the LOC105923167 gene encoding solute carrier family 25 member 53: MAGSSDHQQEERGPQSTAIRLQSYLHGGTSSLLSALPTVFAFPVYKTIFRQQIHNTSAHRAVGQLYKEGPAKLYRGVVPPLLMRTLNGTLLFGLQDTLLRHLSLSAHNATSPAALSALAGFGAGMVEAVVFTPFERVQNVLQNSQNDRHLPSLRSVLKRLTVERISQGYYRAFLPVTARNTLGSALYFGFKGPVCAIVAGQGLPPMVSSFVSGTLTSMAISLTLYPLSVLVANMQAQVGGEAKGVVACWRALWKSRNHSVALLYRGGTLVVLRSCITWGITTAIYDIQQKRSS, encoded by the coding sequence ATGGCAGGAAGCTCTGACCACCAACAAGAGGAAAGAGGTCCTCAGAGCACAGCCattcgcctccaaagctacttACACGGAGGAACCTCCAGCTTGCTGTCAGCACTCCCCACCGTTTTCGCCTTTCCTGTCTACAAGACCATTTTCCGTCAACAGATCCACAACACCTCAGCCCACCGGGCGGTGGGACAGCTCTATAAAGAGGGGCCTGCAAAGCTCTACAGGGGCGTGGTTCCACCGCTCCTGATGAGGACCCTGAACGGCACGCTCCTCTTTGGTCTCCAGGACACACTCCTCCGTCATCTTTCACTGTCAGCCCACAATGCCACCTCTCCAGCTGCCCTGTCTGCTCTGGCTGGATTTGGTGCTGGTATGGTGGAAGCTGTGGTCTTCACCCCTTTCGAGCGTGTTCAGAATGTGCTGCAGAACAGCCAGAATGACAGGCATCTACCGTCCTTAAGGAGCGTTCTCAAGAGGTTGACGGTGGAGAGGATTAGCCAGGGCTACTACAGAGCCTTCCTGCCTGTCACAGCCCGGAACACCCTAGGCAGCGCCCTGTATTTTGGCTTCAAGGGCCCTGTGTGCGCCATTGTGGCAGGACAGGGACTCCCTCCCATGGTCTCCTCGTTTGTCTCAGGAACTCTGACCTCGATGGCAATCAGCCTGACTCTGTACCCGCTGTCTGTGCTGGTAGCAAACATGCAGGCGCAGGTCGGAGGGGAGGCGAAGGGCGTCGTGGCATGTTGGAGGGCGCTGTGGAAATCTCGGAATCACAGCGTGGCTCTGCTGTACCGAGGAGGCACCCTTGTTGTTCTGCGCTCATGCATTACCTGGGGAATCACCACAGCTATTTATGACATACAACAGAAACGATCCTCTTGA
- the zgc:66447 gene encoding SLAIN motif-containing protein-like isoform X4: protein MVVPDSSGVAPEPDNAGLTESPDPVCAEAGERGRDLAGTELEEVRKLQELVRRLEVQNETLRNRGAKTAVSRGANSNLSPADNVNKRLTCDQLRLEQGGGLGCLLSPPQDSSSSSGEDMSPLPVTDRLEEEDEEEERVEEEDVGPCGGFLALTCANGGERPRGQSQTPESPSQESYESETLTESDSGVDQTALDEVDVLDLEDEGGEVEDEDSWLYVSPRKQAAEQRPDSPLKWCRQALDHRTPETEMACRTLISRLDQTSRWRNVYCSPSEAGPASSGLISPGYHKSTNKPVLTCGGSGVPSMHSALSSQSSIDSELSTSDDSISMGYKLQDLTDVQIMARLQEESLRQDYASSSASASRRSSTTSLQSLRRGGTYSDQEFDTYSLEDEEDELSPAPQRQHRFTPSPLGSPRCLSPSTASHGQEYAGRLGAPRARAPRRSLQGPSAELLKFAKSEEELRHSMPNLAPRTSLRSLEAVRNSRSMEANLQSSGNRMSHLTRSPSTEY, encoded by the exons ATGGTGGTCCCGGACAGCTCCGGCGTGGCCCCCGAGCCCGACAACGCCGGCCTCACGGAGAGCCCCGACCCCGTGTGCGCGGAGGCCGGGGAGAGGGGTCGCGACCTGGCCGGCACGGAGCTGGAGGAGGTCCGCAAGCTGCAGGAGCTCGTCCGCCGGCTGGAGGTGCAGAACGAGACGCTGCGCAACAGGGGAGCCAAGACGGCCGTCTCCAGAGGGGCCAACAGCAACCTGAGCCCCGCTGACAACGTCAACAAGAGGCTGACCTGCGATCAGCTCAGACTGGAGCAGGGTGGAGGACTGGGCTGCCTGCTGTCCCCCCCTcaggacagcagcagcagcagcggggaAGACATGTCCCCTCTGCCCGTCACCGACAGGCTGGAGgaagaggacgaggaggaggagagggtgGAAGAGGAAGACGTGGGTCCCTGCGGGGGCTTTCTGGCTCTGACGTGTGCAAACGGCGGCGAGCGGCCCCGGGGGCAGAGCCAGACCCCCGAGAGCCCCTCTCAGGAGAGCTACGAGTCAGAGACGCTCACAGAGAGTGACTCAGGCGTGGATCAAACCGCGCTGGACGAGGTGGACGTCCTGGATTTGGAAGACGAGGGCGGCGAGGTAGAGGACGAGGACAGTTG GTTGTACGTTTCTCCCAGGAAGCAAGCGGCAGAGCAGAGGCCAGACTCGCCGCTGAAATGGTGTCGGCAGGCCCTCGATCATCGCACCCCGGAGACGGAAATGGCTTGTCGGACGCTGATCAGCCGCTTGGACCAGA CGTCCCGATGGAGAAACGTCTACTGCAGCCCGTCAGAGGCAGGCCCGGCCAGCTCTGGCCTGATCTCTCCTGGGTACCACAAATCCACTAACAAACCCGTACTAACCTGTGGCGGCTCAG GGGTCCCAAGCATGCATTCGGCCCtgagctcccagtcctccatcGACAGCGAGCTCAGCACCTCGGATGACTCCATCTCTATGGGCTACAAGCTGCAGGATCTCACCGACGTGCAGATCATGGCTCGTCTACAGGAAGAGA GTCTGAGGCAGGATTACGCCTCCAGCTCGGCGTCGGCGTCCCGCCGCAGCTCCACCACGTCTCTGCAGTCGCTGCGCCGCGGCGGTACGTACAGCGACCAGGAGTTCGACACCTACAGCCTGGAGGACGAAGAGGACGAGCTGTCGCCGGCGCCCCAGCGCCAGCATCGCTTCACCCCGTCGCCGCTGGGCTCGCCCcgctgcctctctccctccacCGCCAGCCACGGCCAGGAGTACGCCGGTCGACTCGGGGCCCCGCGCGCCAGAGCACCCAGGCGGTCCCTGCAGGGTCCCAGCGCAGAGCTCCTCAAGTTTGCTAAGAGCGAAG AGGAGTTGAGACACAGCATGCCTAACCTGGCCCCCCGCACCAGCCTACGCTCCCTGGAAGCAGTCAGGAACAGCCGCAGCATGGAGGCTAACCTCCAGAGCTCTGGCAACCGCATGTCCCACCTGACTCGCTCCCCCTCCACAG AGTACTAA
- the zgc:66447 gene encoding SLAIN motif-containing protein-like isoform X1, with the protein MVVPDSSGVAPEPDNAGLTESPDPVCAEAGERGRDLAGTELEEVRKLQELVRRLEVQNETLRNRGAKTAVSRGANSNLSPADNVNKRLTCDQLRLEQGGGLGCLLSPPQDSSSSSGEDMSPLPVTDRLEEEDEEEERVEEEDVGPCGGFLALTCANGGERPRGQSQTPESPSQESYESETLTESDSGVDQTALDEVDVLDLEDEGGEVEDEDSWLYVSPRKQAAEQRPDSPLKWCRQALDHRTPETEMACRTLISRLDQTSRWRNVYCSPSEAGPASSGLISPGYHKSTNKPVLTCGGSGVPSMHSALSSQSSIDSELSTSDDSISMGYKLQDLTDVQIMARLQEESLRQDYASSSASASRRSSTTSLQSLRRGGTYSDQEFDTYSLEDEEDELSPAPQRQHRFTPSPLGSPRCLSPSTASHGQEYAGRLGAPRARAPRRSLQGPSAELLKFAKSEEELRHSMPNLAPRTSLRSLEAVRNSRSMEANLQSSGNRMSHLTRSPSTGMACSRLRSSNGQSPLTLRTPVKAVNPVGSVSAGRQTPRGLPVIQSLPATGGRRVQSPGSVNGGGYAAGRASVGGGRPAVGRGQAASSVCARSKLAQPSRRSLGMTKLSDESWKDGCY; encoded by the exons ATGGTGGTCCCGGACAGCTCCGGCGTGGCCCCCGAGCCCGACAACGCCGGCCTCACGGAGAGCCCCGACCCCGTGTGCGCGGAGGCCGGGGAGAGGGGTCGCGACCTGGCCGGCACGGAGCTGGAGGAGGTCCGCAAGCTGCAGGAGCTCGTCCGCCGGCTGGAGGTGCAGAACGAGACGCTGCGCAACAGGGGAGCCAAGACGGCCGTCTCCAGAGGGGCCAACAGCAACCTGAGCCCCGCTGACAACGTCAACAAGAGGCTGACCTGCGATCAGCTCAGACTGGAGCAGGGTGGAGGACTGGGCTGCCTGCTGTCCCCCCCTcaggacagcagcagcagcagcggggaAGACATGTCCCCTCTGCCCGTCACCGACAGGCTGGAGgaagaggacgaggaggaggagagggtgGAAGAGGAAGACGTGGGTCCCTGCGGGGGCTTTCTGGCTCTGACGTGTGCAAACGGCGGCGAGCGGCCCCGGGGGCAGAGCCAGACCCCCGAGAGCCCCTCTCAGGAGAGCTACGAGTCAGAGACGCTCACAGAGAGTGACTCAGGCGTGGATCAAACCGCGCTGGACGAGGTGGACGTCCTGGATTTGGAAGACGAGGGCGGCGAGGTAGAGGACGAGGACAGTTG GTTGTACGTTTCTCCCAGGAAGCAAGCGGCAGAGCAGAGGCCAGACTCGCCGCTGAAATGGTGTCGGCAGGCCCTCGATCATCGCACCCCGGAGACGGAAATGGCTTGTCGGACGCTGATCAGCCGCTTGGACCAGA CGTCCCGATGGAGAAACGTCTACTGCAGCCCGTCAGAGGCAGGCCCGGCCAGCTCTGGCCTGATCTCTCCTGGGTACCACAAATCCACTAACAAACCCGTACTAACCTGTGGCGGCTCAG GGGTCCCAAGCATGCATTCGGCCCtgagctcccagtcctccatcGACAGCGAGCTCAGCACCTCGGATGACTCCATCTCTATGGGCTACAAGCTGCAGGATCTCACCGACGTGCAGATCATGGCTCGTCTACAGGAAGAGA GTCTGAGGCAGGATTACGCCTCCAGCTCGGCGTCGGCGTCCCGCCGCAGCTCCACCACGTCTCTGCAGTCGCTGCGCCGCGGCGGTACGTACAGCGACCAGGAGTTCGACACCTACAGCCTGGAGGACGAAGAGGACGAGCTGTCGCCGGCGCCCCAGCGCCAGCATCGCTTCACCCCGTCGCCGCTGGGCTCGCCCcgctgcctctctccctccacCGCCAGCCACGGCCAGGAGTACGCCGGTCGACTCGGGGCCCCGCGCGCCAGAGCACCCAGGCGGTCCCTGCAGGGTCCCAGCGCAGAGCTCCTCAAGTTTGCTAAGAGCGAAG AGGAGTTGAGACACAGCATGCCTAACCTGGCCCCCCGCACCAGCCTACGCTCCCTGGAAGCAGTCAGGAACAGCCGCAGCATGGAGGCTAACCTCCAGAGCTCTGGCAACCGCATGTCCCACCTGACTCGCTCCCCCTCCACAG GCATGGCCTGCAGTCGTCTGCGCAGCAGCAACGGCCAGTCTCCGCTCACGCTGCGCACCCCCGTCAAAGCCGTCAACCCGGTGGGCTCCGTGTCGGCCGGGCGTCAGACTCCCAGAGGCCTCCCGGTTATCCAGTCGCTCCCGGCGACAGGCGGCCGCAGGGTCCAGTCTCCGGGCTCCGTGAACGGAGGAGGCTACGCGGCTGGCAGGGCCTCGGTCGGAGGAGGGCGGCCCGCCGTGGGGCGGGGTCAGGCCGCGTCTTCGGTCTGCGCAAGAAGCAAGCTCGCACAGCCTTCCAGGAG GTCTTTAGGCATGACTAAACTCTCAGATGAATCCTGGAAAGACGGCTGCTACTGA